The Streptomyces sp. NBC_00435 nucleotide sequence GGCGCAGCGCCCGGCCGTCGCCTGATGCCCGCGCAGCACGGCCGTCGGCGCGCCCGCATCGCCTTCTCCGACTCCGCCGCCAAGCAGCTGGAGACCATCACCAGCGAGTCGGCGATCCATGCCCTGGACCGCACCCTGGTCGTCATCTCCGTGGACCCGGACATCGGTGACCCGCTCCCCGCGCAGACCGGCGGCCCCCAGCTGCGCCAGTACGCCGACGAGATCGAGTCCGTCCGGGTCCTGTACTTCGTCACCGCCCTGCGCACCGTGGTGGTCGTGGCCTACATCGAGGTCTGACCCGCGCGGAGCCGCGCGGAGGGCCGTCCTCCGTCGTAGGCTCGGTCCCGCACGCGAGGGACAGGAGACCGTGGTGACCGAGCCGACGCTGTCCGGGGTGATGGCCGAGCTGGCCGGGCTGGAGGACGCGAAAACACGCGCGGTGAACGAGAAGCACGGTGACGACCACGGTGTGAACCTCGGCAAGCTGCGCGCGCTCGCGAAGCGGCTGAAGACACAGCAGGAGCTCGCCCGCGGTCTCTGGGAGACGGACGACTCCGCGGCGAGACTGCTGGCCATCCTGATCTGCCGCCCGAAGGCGTTCGAACGCGACGACCTGGATGCCATGCTGCGCGCTGCCCGCACTCCCAAGGTGCACGACTGGTTCGTGAACTACGTGGTGAAGAAGAACCCGCACTGCGAGGAACTGCGCCTGACGTGGTCGGCCGATCCGGATCCGGTGGTCGCGAGCGCCGGCTGGGCGCTGACCGCCGAACGCGTGGCGAAGCAGCCCGAGGGCCTGGACCTCAGCGGACTGCTCGACGTCATCGAGGCGGAGATGAAGGACGCCCCGGAGCGCCTGCAGTGGTCGATGAACCTCTGCCTGGGCCAGATCGGGATCGAGCACGCCGAGTACCGCACCCGTGCCGTCGGCATCGGTGAGCGCCTCGGGGTGTTCAGGGACTATCCGACCCCCGCGGGCTGCACGTCTCCCTTCGCGCCCGTCTGGATCGCCGAGATCGTGCGCCGCCGGCAGGGCGAGTAGGAACATGTTCGACCGCGCTCCGGCGAATCACCGTCGGGGGTACTTCTGAGCAGGCCGTGCCGTCCGCTCCACACGGTGTGAGTACGGTCAGCTCATGCAGAACATGGGGCCGGAGCAGCGGGGGCACGTCCTTCTCATAGCGGGGGGCGCCGCGGTGCACCGTCGCGCCGTTCAGGTGGCTCCGAGTGCCAATCTGGCCGCGCTCGGGGTCGTTCCTGTCCCGATGTTGTTGAACAGTGGCCTGTCCTGCGACACGACGTACCTGGACGGGGCCCGGGATCCGAACCTGGTGTTGACGAGGCTGCGTACGGCAGCGGCGACGCGCGGTCCGCTGCTGGTCTATCTGTCGGGTCGTCTCACTGTCGACCGCCGCGGCCATCAGCTGCATCTGGCTCTGGCCGGCACGACGCCCGGATCCGTTCGCTACACGGCGCTGCCCTGGGAGTGGCTGGGTACGGAACTGCGCGGTCGTCCGGCGGGGCTGACGACGGTGCTGCTCGATCTGGTCGCGGACAAGGCAGCGTGGCCGCTGCTCCAGGAGTACGGCAGCCTGCCTTCGTCCCCTTCGGCCGAGGTGTACGGGGTCGTCTCTCCGCCCGGTTTCGCCGGCAGCGGGAACGCCGTGAGCAGTTACACGAGGAGCTGGATCGATCAGCTTTCCGGGAGCCCGGGCCGTCCGGCCAATCTTCAGCTGCACGCCCTGGCCGTGGGTGCGGCGGCCCTGCCGCCCGGCACGCTCGTCCTGCCGACGGCTCGCGAGCTCGCCGCCCCGGCTCCCCGGGGGCCGGCCGACCCGTATCCGGGCCGGACTGCGCCCGCTGTGAGCGAGCCGCCCGTCACGACCCGGCCGCAGGCAGCCGTCCGGCAGCCCGCGGCCACTGACGAGCCGGTGCGCGATCCACGGCCCCAGATCCATGCCTTGGCCACCTCGGGCCGGCACGACGAGGCCGCCGCCCTCGCGCAGGCGTGGGAGCAGTACGTGCTGCAGCGGGCGGGGTACGGATCACCGGAGGCGATCGGCTGGCTGGAGATCCGTGCTGACCTGGCCCGGATGGCAGGCGCCTTCGGGCTCGCGACCCAGCTGTGGACCAATGCCGGACGGATCCGGCTGACCGGCCAGTCCCCCGACGCGCCGGAGGTACACGCGGCGGCGGCCGGTGCCCTCTACTGCTGGACGCAGCTCAGCGACCCCGCGCCGGCCATTGACACCGCCGAGGACCTCATCAGTCTCCTGCACGCCCTGCCGTCCTTCGACTCCCGGAACATCGAGCTGGCCCAGCAGCGCCTGGAGTACCTGCACCGCGCTCCGAGGAGCCTCTGACAGACAGTGAGGCGCCGGCCCGCGAACTCGACGCCCGTGCCGCGATGGCTGGGATCCGGCACCAGCGCCTCTACGTCAGGCACCCATCCCATCGGTCCCCGAACCGGTACCGGGGCCGGAGCCGGGGCCGGAGCCGCGGGAGTCGGAGCTTCTGCGACTCCCGCGGCGCACACGGCCGTTCGGCAGGTGCTACCTCAGGCCCTCGAAGGAGGCGACCAGGTCGCTGGGGGAGGGGAGCGTGGATATCTCGGTCTGAGTGGCGGCGGCGGCCTTGCGCAGGTCCTCGTCGGTGAGGAGACGGCTGAGCAGAGCGGCGTCCACGCCGGCGCCACTGGAACGCAGGGCGAAGCCCAGGCCCGTCGCGGCATCGACGTTGATGAAGTGGTCGGCGCCCTGCGGGAGGATCAGCTGGGGGACACCCCGGGCCGCGGCGGTGAGCATGGTGCCGGAGCCGCCGTGGTGCACGACCGCGTCGGCCGTGTCCAGCAGCTGGGCCAGCGGCACCCACGGCAGGGGGCGGACGTTGGCGGGAAGAGTGCCGAGCGGACCCAGATCGGTGTCGCCCACGGCGAGCAGGAAGTCGGCGTCGACGGAAGCCGCCTCGGCGACGACCCGCCGCACCGGGTCGACGCCCGCGTACGCCGTGACCACCGTCCCGAGAGTGACGGCGATCCGGGGCCGCGAGCCGCGCGCCACGAGATCGCCGGGTACCGTGCCACCGCCGTTGTACGGCACGTAGCGCACCCGCCAGCCGGTGCCGTCCCCGCCGAGGGAAGCGGGTACGACATCGAGGACGGTGCGGGTGGCCGGGCCCTCGACCTCACGGGCCCGGTACTCGTCCGCCAGGAGGCCGGCCAGCCTGCTGACCATGCCGAGGCCGGACATCACACCGAAGTTGTGCACGACGGCGGGTATGCCGAGCGCCGCCGAGACCAGTGGTGCGGCGGCCTGGAACGCGGCGTGGACGATGAGGTCCGGCCGCCAGGCGGTGGCGACCGCCAGCAGGTCGTCGATCGTCACCCGGCTGTGTTCGGCGAAACCCTTCGCGGCCAGCCGCTCCATGTCCTGCGGGCTGTTCCCGTCGGAGACGAACTGCGGATCGATCCCGTCCGAGGCGCGCCGGAAGGCCTCCATCAGCGTGGAGCCGTCGCCGATCTCCACGGTGGGCAGCCCGCTCTGGCGGAGCTGGTCGAGCGGGGCGGAACCGGCGAACAGCACCTGGTGCCCGGCGGCCTGGAGTGCCTGGGCGGTCGGCACCATCGGGAACAAGTGGCCGGCCGAAGCGGGACCGGTGAACAAGATGCGCACGGCGATACTCCTCGAGTGGAGCTCCTTGATTTCTTCTAACAGATCTCGAACGAACCTGCCGCTGCTCCAGTTTCCGCGGAGATGGGCGAATTTCAGCCGATCCCCAGGCCCGCGCCGGCGCGGCTACGGCGGGAGTCGGCTCGCCCGCCCGCCGGTCACCGGGTGTGGCGGTGGACCGCGTCGATTCCGCCTCCGGATCGCCGCCACCTCGCCGTGACCGCCCGCCTGCTCGCCGTCCAGCTCAACCCCGCCGGCACCCCCGGGAACAAGTAGCCGTGGCGGTAGTCGCCCTGATCTGCAGCCGCCTCCGCGTCGGTGTACCCCCGCCCTACGCGCGGGGCGCCCCCCCGACCGGTTCCGCGGGCGCCGGCCAGATCGCGCCGAGCAGGAGCCGCAGTTGTCCGGCGAGCCGGGTGGCGTCGATCGCTCCGGGGGAGGTGAGCGCGAGGCGCGCGAAGTGTTCCGCGGCGGCGATCAGGGCGTGGGCCAGGACCTCGGCGTCGGGCGCGGGCCCCGCCGCGGCGGCCGGAGCGGACTCGATCCACGCGGTGACCCTGCGCCGGAAGCGCTCCCGGTCCGCCTCGATGCGCGCGTGGACCACCGGGGGTGTGGTCGCCGGGGTCAGCAGGATCAGCCGCCAGGTGTCAGGGTCCTCCCGCAGCATGGCGGCCATCCGGTGCACGGCCCCGCAGGCGAAGCCGACCGGGTCGGAGGTGCGGAGGGGGTCGGGTACGGTCGCGAGCAGCCGGGTGAACGCGCGCTCCTGCTGTCGGTCGAGCAGGGTGAGCAGCAGCGCCTCGAGGTCGCTGAAGGCGCCGTAGACCACGGACCGTGCGACCTGGGCCCGCTTGGCGATCGCGTCGATCGAGATCCGGCCGTAGCCATCACTCACGATCAAGTCGAGTGCGACGTCGAGCAGTTGCTCCCGACGCTCGGTGATCGGGACGCGCGGGGTGTAGGGGCGCCGCCTGCGCGGCCTGTCGGTGGGAGACGTCGGTGTCGACACCTTGGCATCTTACGACAGCCGTGTCTTAATTTACGACAGTACTGTCTTATTGGGGGAGCGGCAGATGCCCGCCGCCACGGACACGAGGGAGGGCCTGATGGCCCGACTGAACGGCAAAGAGGTCCAACCGCACGAGGACTACGGGTTCTTCGGCCCCGGATCGGTGGTCTGGAAGGTGTGGAGCTACCCCACGGCGCCCACGGTGGGCTTCCAGCGCTCCGTGGTGGTCGAGGAACTCGATCCGCCCCTGGTGGCCGCGGTCCACGGCACCCAGGGGATCTACGAGCGCACCCGCACCCGCTACGACCGCACACTGCGCTACTTCGCCATGGTGGCCTTCGCCGGCTCGGAGCAGGTGTGCAGGGCCGCCGACGTCCTGGTGAAAGTCCACTCGAAGGCCATCGGGCAACTCCCCTACGGCGAAGGCACCTACGACGCCAACGACCCCGCCTCGCAGCTGTGGATACAGCTCACCGGCTGGCATTCGATCCTCTACGCGTACGAGAAGTACGGGCCCGGCAAACTCACCGAGGAGGAGGAGAAGGAGTACTGGGAGGCCTGCGCGCTCGCCGCGGAGCTCCAGACGTGCTCGCCCGACGACGTCCCGCGCGACCGCGCCGGAATCCGGGCGTACTTCGAGCGGATGCGCCCGCGGCTGTCGGCCAGCCCGATCGCCCGCCAGGCCATGCACCACCTCCTGAACACCGATCTCGTCCTCCCGCCTACCCCTTGGTGGATGAGGCCCGCGCGGACGGTCGTGGCGAGGACGCACCGGATCGCCACGATCGCCACCATGCCGCGCTGGATGCGGGAGATGGCGCAGATCCGGCAGTCGCGTCTCCTGGACGTCCTCGTCGTACCGGTCATGCGGACGGCCTTCGCGCTCGCCCATCTCAGCCCCAGGATCGAACTGTTCCTGCTGGGGATGCTCTCACCCTCCACGGTCCAGGTGGTCGCGCCCATCAAGCTCGGCATCCCTCCCCGCACCAAGGAGGTACTCACTCCGGGGCAGGCCCGTGCCCGCCACGGCTACGTGCGGCCCGCCGACGCCCACGCCGAGTTCAGGGCGCGCCAAGCCGCACGCGTCTTCGGCGACGGGAAGCCCCCGAGCGAACAGGGCCTCATCGAATCCCAGGACGTCCTCGGCCCGCTGGCCTGACGAGGAGGGCGACGAACCCGACCCCGAGGTGCCCGTTCGGAGCATGCCGCGGAGTCGAAACGATACTGCCGAGGCATTGGAGTGAACGACCGTTCCCGACCGCTGCCTCCGGGGGTTGGACCGGCCGTCGCACCCATTCGCGGGAGCGGCGTTCTGAAGATCCTTGGGAGAATCATGCGTATTCGTTCCGCTGTGACCGCCTCCGTCCTCGCCGCCGGCATCCTGCTGGGTGGGGCTGGCGCGGCCCTGGCCAACGACGGCGTCGACATCGACTACTTCTCGGGCGGCCACAAGGCCTTCGGGTCCAACTGCTCCTCCGCCGCCGCGGTTCCCGCGCCGTTCGGACCGGCCTACACCTCGTCCTGTGCCAAGGGCGGCGAGGCGGAGTGGGTCAAGGGCGCGCACCTCGGCGCCAGCTGACGGAACCGGTACCACCTCCGCGCCGCAGCCCTTCCGAGTAGGCCGAACCCGCAGTGGCCAGCTGCGGGTTCGCCCGGTGGCTGCGGCCGTCAGGCCGGGGCCGGGCCCCGCGTGAGGATCCGGGCTGCCGCGAACTCCTCGCGGTATGCCTGGTCGGCCACCTCCAGATAGCCGTACGCATCGTCCCCGACCGGGATCCGCAGGGGCGTGGCGTCGGCCGCGACGATCTCGAGGACCCGCGCCGCGAAATCCTCCGGGCGGCCGGTCTCGGGACTGTCCGCGAGACCCCGGGCGCCTTCGAGCATCTCGCGATTGGTCCCGTCGTAGGCGGGAACCCGCTGGGCCGACTCGGTCATGGACGTGCCGTAGCGCGTCGCGAACATGCCCGGTTCGAGCACGGTGACGCGGATGTTGTGCGGAGCGGCCTCGATGGCCAGGGCCTGACTCATGCCCTCGAGGGCGTGCTTCCCCGCGACGTAGGCCCCCAGGCCCGGGAAGGCCATCCGGCCCACCACGGACGAGACGTTGAGGACGTGGCCGTACCCCTGGGCCCGCATCAGCGGCAGGACGAGGCGGGCGAGTCTCCAGGGACCCACGACCAAGGTCTCCAGCTGATCGCGGAGTTCGGCGTCGGAGACCTCCTCGACCGCGCCGAACAGTCCGATGCCGGCATTGTTGACGAGGATGTCGATGCCGCCCAGGCGCTCGGCGGCGGTACGGACGGCCTCCTCGCAGGAGGCGGCGTCCCGCAGTTCGAGCGGGATCGGTGTGATGCGGCCGGGCCAGGCGGCCGCCAGGTCCTCCAGGTCGGCGGTCTTGCGGGCGGTGACCGCCAGTTCGTCCCCGGACCGGGCCGCTGCGGTGGCCAGCGCGTGCCCGAGGCCGGAGGAGCATCCCGTGATGAGCCAACGTCGTCCCATGGTTCCCCCGTGATGACCGAGTGGTTCCGGATGATGATCGTGCCGCGGTGCCGTCGACGGCGCCGCCGCACCCGCACACCCCGCCCGGCCGCCCCGATCACGGCTGTTGGCCGGATGACGGCAGTTCATGGTGGTGGGGGACCCGGCCCACGGTCATCCCTCCTGCGGGGGCGTGCGGAGGCGCGCGGGCGCACTTCCAGGCGCGCGCCTTCCAGCGTCCGCCGGGGGCGGCCGGGGCCGAGTGAGGGCGGCGGGGTCGATCCACCACCGGGAGCGCGGTGCCTCCCGCGTGCGCGGCGGGCACTGGCGGCGAGCCGGTCGGGGTGGGTCCGGCCGAGCAGGTTGCTGTGGTAGGTCAGGAGCGACTTGCCGTCCATGAGGAGCTGGTTGGCGTCGGCGAGTACGGGCTCGTACGAGGCGAGGTTGCCGTACGCCACCAGCCGCCCGTGTGCCGCGAGCTGTCCGAGGCCGGCGGTTCGGGTCCGGCCGCCCACCGGGTCGAGGATGACGTCGGGCCTTGCGTCGCCGAGCTCGGCCGGGAACTCCCCGCGGAGCAGGATCCGGTCGTACCCGAACCGCGCGGCGTAGTCGGCCCTGACGGCGCTGCCGACCACGCCGACGATCCGGCCGGCTCCGGCCAGTCGGGCGAACTGGGCGGCGAGCGTCCCGACCGAGCCGGCGGCGGCGTGGATCAGCACGCTCTCCCCGGGCCGTACGTTCGCGGCGGTGTTGATGAGGTCGTAGGCGGTCGCCGCGCCCCACCCGAGCCCTGCGGCCGTCCTCAGTGCCAGGCCGCCGATGCCGAACGCGAGCGCGGCGGGCGCCAGGGCCACCTCGGCGTAGGGGCCCGAGGTGGTCAGCGCGGTGACGGCCTCGCCGATCCGGCGTGCGTCGATGCCCGCGCCGACCGCGACGATGTGCCCGAACGCCTCGAATCCCGGGACGAAGGGGCGCGGTACGGCGAAGTGGCCGTCCCTGACCATGGTGTCGCCCCACTGGATCCCGGCGTAGGCCACACGGATAGCGACTTGGCCCGGGCCGGGGACGGGCTCACCGAGTTCGGTCACCCGGTAGCGGTCGTCGGTGTCGAGTACGACAGCCATCATGAGTACAGTCGTGCGGCGTGACGCAGCAGAGCATGAGCAGCGTGCTGACCAACATGGAGAACAAGGGGCTCATCCGCCGCGATACGTCCCCGGTGCACGCCAAGGTGCAGATCGCCACCCTCACCGAGGACGGTCAGGCGCTCCTGGGCCACGCCTACCAGGAAGTGATCATCCTCGAGCGCGCTCACCGACGCGTTCACGCCCTCCGAGCACGCCGCACTCTGCGATCTTCTGGAACGCGCCACCACCGTCCTGGTCCAGCAGACCCGGCACGCGGCGACCCCGCCCACCCCCTGAGCCCGCGCCGGCCGTAGAGCCGGGCCGGCACCCGCCGCCGTGTCTGGCGTCGGGACGGGGCGGGGGTTCCCGATGCGGGCTCTCCGCGCCACGGCCACGATCCGCTGCTCCCG carries:
- a CDS encoding DNA alkylation repair protein encodes the protein MAELAGLEDAKTRAVNEKHGDDHGVNLGKLRALAKRLKTQQELARGLWETDDSAARLLAILICRPKAFERDDLDAMLRAARTPKVHDWFVNYVVKKNPHCEELRLTWSADPDPVVASAGWALTAERVAKQPEGLDLSGLLDVIEAEMKDAPERLQWSMNLCLGQIGIEHAEYRTRAVGIGERLGVFRDYPTPAGCTSPFAPVWIAEIVRRRQGE
- a CDS encoding glycosyltransferase, producing MRILFTGPASAGHLFPMVPTAQALQAAGHQVLFAGSAPLDQLRQSGLPTVEIGDGSTLMEAFRRASDGIDPQFVSDGNSPQDMERLAAKGFAEHSRVTIDDLLAVATAWRPDLIVHAAFQAAAPLVSAALGIPAVVHNFGVMSGLGMVSRLAGLLADEYRAREVEGPATRTVLDVVPASLGGDGTGWRVRYVPYNGGGTVPGDLVARGSRPRIAVTLGTVVTAYAGVDPVRRVVAEAASVDADFLLAVGDTDLGPLGTLPANVRPLPWVPLAQLLDTADAVVHHGGSGTMLTAAARGVPQLILPQGADHFINVDAATGLGFALRSSGAGVDAALLSRLLTDEDLRKAAAATQTEISTLPSPSDLVASFEGLR
- a CDS encoding TetR/AcrR family transcriptional regulator, with protein sequence MSTPTSPTDRPRRRRPYTPRVPITERREQLLDVALDLIVSDGYGRISIDAIAKRAQVARSVVYGAFSDLEALLLTLLDRQQERAFTRLLATVPDPLRTSDPVGFACGAVHRMAAMLREDPDTWRLILLTPATTPPVVHARIEADRERFRRRVTAWIESAPAAAAGPAPDAEVLAHALIAAAEHFARLALTSPGAIDATRLAGQLRLLLGAIWPAPAEPVGGAPRA
- a CDS encoding oxygenase MpaB family protein; this encodes MPAATDTREGLMARLNGKEVQPHEDYGFFGPGSVVWKVWSYPTAPTVGFQRSVVVEELDPPLVAAVHGTQGIYERTRTRYDRTLRYFAMVAFAGSEQVCRAADVLVKVHSKAIGQLPYGEGTYDANDPASQLWIQLTGWHSILYAYEKYGPGKLTEEEEKEYWEACALAAELQTCSPDDVPRDRAGIRAYFERMRPRLSASPIARQAMHHLLNTDLVLPPTPWWMRPARTVVARTHRIATIATMPRWMREMAQIRQSRLLDVLVVPVMRTAFALAHLSPRIELFLLGMLSPSTVQVVAPIKLGIPPRTKEVLTPGQARARHGYVRPADAHAEFRARQAARVFGDGKPPSEQGLIESQDVLGPLA
- a CDS encoding SDR family oxidoreductase encodes the protein MGRRWLITGCSSGLGHALATAAARSGDELAVTARKTADLEDLAAAWPGRITPIPLELRDAASCEEAVRTAAERLGGIDILVNNAGIGLFGAVEEVSDAELRDQLETLVVGPWRLARLVLPLMRAQGYGHVLNVSSVVGRMAFPGLGAYVAGKHALEGMSQALAIEAAPHNIRVTVLEPGMFATRYGTSMTESAQRVPAYDGTNREMLEGARGLADSPETGRPEDFAARVLEIVAADATPLRIPVGDDAYGYLEVADQAYREEFAAARILTRGPAPA
- a CDS encoding quinone oxidoreductase family protein translates to MMAVVLDTDDRYRVTELGEPVPGPGQVAIRVAYAGIQWGDTMVRDGHFAVPRPFVPGFEAFGHIVAVGAGIDARRIGEAVTALTTSGPYAEVALAPAALAFGIGGLALRTAAGLGWGAATAYDLINTAANVRPGESVLIHAAAGSVGTLAAQFARLAGAGRIVGVVGSAVRADYAARFGYDRILLRGEFPAELGDARPDVILDPVGGRTRTAGLGQLAAHGRLVAYGNLASYEPVLADANQLLMDGKSLLTYHSNLLGRTHPDRLAASARRARGRHRAPGGGSTPPPSLGPGRPRRTLEGARLEVRPRASARPRRRDDRGPGPPPP